The genomic interval AATCCCTAATATGACTTtatcaatcatatttttaacaagCACAGAAGGAATTTTAAAACGAACATTATTCTGGCAAACATGAGCAGTGTTAAATTCATACTTGATATTCATCTGAGATTCATTAGCCAAGAATAATCTTTCAGtagatttttcataatatttactaGGTATTATTCCTTCCTAGATACAATTCATATCTGATtcggaatcaatcatagcaatcACAGTAAATTcaacaaacaataataataactttaGAAAACACTTCAGACGAATAGTATGATAGATCAAACAAATTTGATTATTGTCAGAAGAGGTTGAATTTTGCTTTCAGCGATATCATAATtaaggaatctaatcttggtttggaacaatttaatttttttaacaaatacaacaagatcattttatctaataataTCTAGAAAcgaattcaaatatatatatatatacacacacactcagCATAACGCAACCAGAGTCTTTCCTCTTAATAGGGATATCATGGATTTGTCTGCTCACAGGTCTTGTAAGTTTCTTCCTTCACATGGAAAGAAAtgtaaatacataaaattattcgTATAAcagctaaaatattttcagtaTAATGACGATTTTCTAAAACGATAAAggaatttctttatttaaaaaaaaaaaaaaaagatctaatcCCATGCCCGCAGGTGCAGTGTCTTTGTTCGCTATTGATGATCCTTTCATTGGGTTGGGCAGTCAATTGCTTgtagttctctctctcccttgttttattttaaatgatctCTCTCGTTTGTCTGAAAAAGTAGAGAGCCAAAATCTTATGGAATTGAGCTCAAAGCATGAGATTGAGTACAACAATACGTAAAGTATAGCTGAAAATGTTGCAATCAGTCCCTAGCGAGAACAACTATTTTGAAAGAGAATATTTTGGATGCAATATTCGcgtgtattttctttttctttttctctttggaTCACACAAACTGTATATTCCTTAATGATCAGACATCAACAAGATACCACGACAACTCATCATCCATGGATGTGTAATTCAAATGCCAATTTTTAAGCTGAAAGCCATCGTGTTATGATTTTCCCAGAATGGCTTTGATACTAACACAAACTTTTCTcatccaaaaaggaaaaaaagacacacacacacactgatATATCTACGTCATCAGAGACTTGTCTCTAAATTAAATACTGTTCCCCTAACAACAATATATACATAACTATAGAAACTGTAGATTAAATGCTTAAATTGAAATTCAATTTGAACATTTTATCCCCAACACCCGCCAATCCTCAAGAACCCAACATCAAACATAACAGAACGTTGAAATCTCATTCACGGCCTGAGACTTCCCGACATAATCATCTCCAGTGGCGCCTTGTTAGTGAAGTCCAGAAGCAGACAGACAGCCATGTACTGCTTTTATTTGATGCTAATCTGTGCAGAAATGAAGCACAAACCCAAATGGCTGCCAGGAGAACAACGGCCTCACGTGTACAAAGCCAGTCTAGCCAGAGGACTGCTAAGATTTACTCTTGCTCACCAACGTGGGGGTGACAGAGACAACTCCAATGAAGAACAGAGTGGCAATTGATTTGAAGTCATAGAGATCCCCTATGGATTGCAGCTCTCCCAGAGTTAGTCCAGCCTACATGCATAGCATCACTTTCAGTAATAGGTAGGCACCACGCCACtaccaagaaaaaataaacaataactCATGTTAAATATTTGTATTGACTTTTTGAGCTAATCCTACCGCACTCCCAGAAAATATCACTAGATGGCTTGGGCTCCCAGACTTCCTTGCATTGAAGTCACCGGGGTTACCCCTCTCCCCCAAACACCATTATACTATATAGATTTATTACAACAAACTATCTAACATGGATTATATCCAGAATTGTTGAACTAGTCTTTGGTTACTTGCAAAAAAAATGTCCAGTTTCGTATCAATATCAAATGTTCAAGGGTTATGTAGCATTCAGCAAATACAATACCTTGACGGTGACAAAAGCTGCAGGAATAAGACCAAGAAGGGTTGCCAAGAAGAAAGTATGATATGGCACATTGACAATTGGTGATGCGAAATTGATAAATGTATTTGGCAATGCTGGAGTTAGTCTTAGAAAAAGCATGTAGTTCAACAGCCCCTCTCTTCTTTTAGCCACCTGGAAGTTAGAATTTAGAGTAATTAATTCCAATTTGATGACTACTAGAGCTAAAGACAGTTACTAGGAGAGTTAGATTCACCTGGGCTTGAAAGAATTCTAGCTTGTCTGGCCACAGAGAGAAGAGAAGGGGGCGGCCAATCAGCTTTGAGAAAAAATAGCAAGAAGAAGCACCAGCAGTGGCAGCAAATACAACCAGAGCTACACCTTTGAAGACTCCAAAAAGGGCTCCAGCCAGCAATGACATGAAAACAGTACCTGGAATCATAAATGTCTGCATGAAAATGTAAACCATGCAGTACCCAACCAGAACTTGCGCAGTGTAGTCACTTGTGTAGCTCTCAAGGTGATCTCTATGGAACAAGAAGAGGAAACAAAAACGCTATCATTGAGatgttccaaaaaaaaaacacttgtaGCAAGGACCAACATATTTGTTAAACAAGGGGAAAACTTTAATATGAACAAGCCAAatcaacaaaaggaaaacataaataaaatatatggcAACACGTATCAGACCTCATTAGGCAGTAAGTACATGATACATGTGAGTCCAGCAAAGTGCCAAAGGCATGTTGAATTCCATACTTTTTTCTACAACTTTCAGTAAAATCCTAGGGGCCATTTTCTGGTAAAATGGTAATGTTTCAGGCTATTAACTGCAAGTTCATGGCTTTGAATGTTAGAGTGGCCACtgaattaaaaaacaaattttttttttttgataagttaaagaACATTTAAGTCAAATGCTAATTTGAAGTCATAgaacattaaaaaacaaaatttaaagaataggaTCAAATGAAAGCCTCCCAATAGTTGGTAATGACCCTTTTTCAGTCAAATGCTCATTCTCTTAACCTTAAGCAACAAATGCTCATTCTTTTCACCTTAAGCAGCAACATCACACAAGCATATCGTAGTTGCCATGACCCACTTTCAGTTCAGTGGTATCCTGAACTCAGTAAGTTGCTCAAGTGCCCCACCTAGCCAGAACATTCAGTACCTCGCACCTACGACTATCCAAGTTACCAGAGATCCAATTCAACATCCAGAAAAATAACCAAGCAGAGGCAAAAGAAACCTATCTGTCCACCCAGCCTAGCAGGTACAAGCTCTAACATTTTCAGAATCAAGTATTGAAATTCTCATCTGAGCAGGTAgaattgaaaaagaataaaaatcgAGGAACAATAAAAAATCCTTTTGtctttaaaatgtttatggagGTCATCAAGCTTACAACCAGAGCACTAATAAAAAACATGCCAACCCACCAACCAAACTGCTGCAGATCATACTAGAAGACTCACTATGATTCTATATGAGTCCCTGGTAAGCCACAAACAAGAATCATCAAACAGGCGTTAACAACTCAATAATAATCTGAATCAGCCAACCATGTGATATCCTCCACAAATCCAAATGAGAAACCAagccccttatcttcatattgACCCATCTCTGCtatactactatttacaaatcaagaAAAACTTAAACAATAATCCGTTGGAGATCCAGAGGAAAAACCACTTTTTAAATGATTAGGCtccagaattaaaaaaaaaaaaaaaaactgttttgcATCTAAAGTTCATGCTTCCATATTTTCTTTCTGCTGAAAATACATTAAAAGCAAAGAGAGCAGCGAAAGATCAGCACTCTataacagaaaaagaaaagaaaaaaaatcagaatcacAAACCGATGTGCTAACATTATCAATGTCAATTGtgaaacgaaaagaaaaaagaaagaacccAGATAAGGCAAACATGCGGACATGCTAATATTATCAATATCCATAATTAGTCCTCCAAGACGAGGATGCAAAGATCGAAATGAACGCAGAAAATCAGATAATTGAATGGATTCCATGATAAAAGAAGATTTCTAGAGAAAATGAGCTCCAGCAATAAAATCTCCGtgaaagtcttttttttttttttatcggaaaAACCATGACTCCAAGGGAATTTTCCcgcaaaactcttttttttttcctctctctctctgcgtttCCCAATATgtaaagaaatggaaatggaacATAATAACAAAAGTACCGGAGAGTTTGAAGTTCTTGGAGGGTACGGGGGAGCTTAAGGAAGCTATAATCCGATGCGGGCATGGTGAGGTAGACACAAAGAAGGCCCAAGACGAAGCCCAAGATGACGGTGGAAGCCGCCGCAACCTCCCAAAAGCTCAATGGAAACTTAGGTCCCGCGAGTCCCACCTCCCCATTGCTCCTCTCTCCCTTCCCCATCTCCCAAActccttcctttccttttttttccaatCCTTTCCGTTTAaaagaggagagagggagaaagagggaggaaaagGGTAACCTTGACTGGCTTCGTTTGCTTGTGGGGCAATTGCTTCTTCTTGTGGTTGGTGTTGCTGCTCCACTTCGTCCCcctccttcctctctctttctctccttatGTAGAGAGAAAACGAAAGCAAGGGAGAAGGCACATTCGTATATCTCAAAA from Juglans regia cultivar Chandler chromosome 2, Walnut 2.0, whole genome shotgun sequence carries:
- the LOC109004671 gene encoding uncharacterized membrane protein At4g09580-like, with protein sequence MGKGERSNGEVGLAGPKFPLSFWEVAAASTVILGFVLGLLCVYLTMPASDYSFLKLPRTLQELQTLRDHLESYTSDYTAQVLVGYCMVYIFMQTFMIPGTVFMSLLAGALFGVFKGVALVVFAATAGASSCYFFSKLIGRPLLFSLWPDKLEFFQAQVAKRREGLLNYMLFLRLTPALPNTFINFASPIVNVPYHTFFLATLLGLIPAAFVTVKAGLTLGELQSIGDLYDFKSIATLFFIGVVSVTPTLVSKSKS